The window TCGCCGCCCTGCTGGGCGCCCAGCCCCGGCAGGAGTTCCAGCAGATGATGGTTGGCGGCCTGGTCGGCCGGGATGCCGAACAGTTGCTCCGCCTGCGGGTTGAGGTAGGCAAGGCGGCCGTCGGCGCGGGTCACCAGCACCCGTTCGTCGATGGCGCCCAGCGCCTGCGCGGCCTGGCGCAGGCGTTGCTGGGAGTCGACGGTCAGCGCGCGCAGGTTCTGTTGTTCACGCTGCAGGCGCAGCAGGGCGCCGCCGGTGACGCCGGCGAGCAACAGCAGCAGCGCCAGTTCCCCGACCAGCCGCGGCAGCAGCGCGGTGCGCACGCGCTGGGCGTCGAACAGCGGGCGCAATTGCCAGTCGGTGTTCGGGATCGGCAGTGCGGCGAGGCTCTGCGCCTGTTCCAGCGGCGAGGCGGCGGTAAGCGGGCCGGGACGCGAACCGCTGGAACGGCCGAGGACCTTGTGCCGTACCTGGTCTTCGAGAATCCACGGCGGCGCATTCGGGCGCAGTTGCGCGCTCCAGCCACGGCGGGCGAGCCGCTCGTCGAGGCGGATGATGCTGTCCCCTTCGCCGGGCTCGGTGGCGCGCAGCCAGATGTAGAACACGCCGCCGTTCTCTTCGCTGAAGGCGTAGTGATAGTCCTGGTGGCCGCCGCGCTCGCGCAGGGCGACCAGGAAGGCTGCGTCCTTGAAGCCGATGGCGGAGTCACGCCGCGGTACGCCGTTGCTGCCCAGGCGCACCAGGCTGTGGAAGGCCGGATAGATGCGGCGCAGCCCGCTGAGCAGGGCGGGCTCGCCGTCGATGTCGCCGCGGTCGTCGCGTTGCTTGAGCAGGGCCTGCGCAGCCATGGCCTTGAGCTCCAGGGTCAGCGAGATACGCTGGGCCAGTTGCTCGCTGTGCAGCGTCACTCGCTCGCGTTCGAAGCGCTCCTGGTTACGGAACTCCTGGTGCAGCTGCCAGGCCAGCAGGCCGAGCATCAGCAGCACCAGCAGCAACAGGGCGGTCCGGGTCGCCACGCGGCCAGGTCGGGTCAGGGTGTCCGGGGATGGGCGGGGTGTTGTAGACAAGGACCTGTTACCTGGGGGGCGATACGGCGGAATTCGGCACGGTTAGGATGCCCGGAAGTACGGCGATGTGCCAGTACGGCCGACGAGCGTCGTTTGCCCTTCCTGGCCCATTCCGGTAGCTTTGCCGCACGCGCGCGGGTAAACATGACCGCGCCATGATTCGCGCGAAGGCCCTGAACCGGCCTTCTGCGCCCGCCGGTGGGGCGCTCCACCGTATCCGGCCAGCAGCGCCGGCACTGCCGCAGTCCATTCCGGCTCATTCCGATCACTTTTCATCTCAGAAGTCAGGTATCCATGGCTCAATACGTCTACACCATGCATCGGGTCGGCAAAGTCGTACCGCCCAAGCGTGAAATCCTCAAGGACATCTCCCTGTCATTCTTCCCCGGCGCCAAGATCGGCGTGCTCGGCCTGAACGGCGCGGGTAAATCCACCCTGTTGCGCATCATGGCTGGCGTCGACACCGAGATCGAAGGTGAAGCCCGCCCGATGCCGGGCATCAACGTCGGCTACCTGCCGCAGGAGCCCAAGCTCGACCCGCAGGCCACCGTGCGTGAAATCGTCGAAGAGGCTGTCGGCCAGATCAAGGCCGCCCAGGCCCGCCTGGATGAAGTCTATGCCGCCTACGCCGATCCGGATGCCGACTTCGACGCCCTGGCCGCCGAGCAGGCCAAGCTGGAAGCCATCATCCACGCCTCCGACGGCCACAACCTGGAGCGCCAGCTGGAAGTCGCCGCCGACGCCCTGCGCCTGCCGCCGTGGGATGCCAGGATCGAACACCTCTCCGGTGGCGAGAAGCGCCGTGTAGCACTGTGCCGTCTGCTGCTGTCCGCCCCGGACATGCTGCTGCTGGACGAACCGACCAACCACCTGGATGCCGACTCCGTCGCCTGGCTGGAACACTTCCTCCACGACTTCCCGGGCACCGTGGTGGCGATCACCCACGACCGTTACTTCCTCGACAACGTCGCTGGCTGGATCCTGGAACTGGACCGTGGCCACGGCATCCCGTTCGAAGGCAACTACTCCGGCTGGCTGGAATCCAAGGCCAACCGTCTGGCCCAGGAAGCCAAGCAGGAAGCCTCCCACGCCAAGGCCATGAAGGCCGAACTGGAATGGGTGCGCCAGGGCGCCAAGGGCCGTCAGGCCAAGTCCAAGGCCCGTCTGCAGCGCTTCGAGGAAATGCAGTCGCAGGAATTCCAGAAGCGCAGCGAGACCAACGAGATCTACATCCCGGCCGGTCCGCGCCTGGGCGACAAGGTCATCGAGCTGCACAACGTCTGCAAGGGCTACGGCGATCGCGTACTGATCGACGACCTGTCCCTGAGCATTCCCAAGGGCGCCATCGTCGGCGTGATCGGTGGTAACGGAGCGGGTAAATCCACCCTGTTCCGCATGCTGACCGGCAAGGAGCAACCGGACTCGGGCACCATCGAGATCGGCGATACCGTGCAGATCGCCAGCGTCGACCAGAGCCGCGACAGCCTGGAAGGCACCAAGACCGTATGGGAGCAGGTCTCCGACGGTTTCGAGCAGATCAAGATCGGCAACTACGAAGTCCCGTCGCGCAGCTATGTCGGCCGCTTCAACTTCAAGGGCGCCGACCAGCAGAAGTTCGTCAAGGACCTCTCCGGTGGTGAGCGTGGCCGTCTGCACCTGGCCCTGACCCTGAAGCAGGGCGGCAACGTGCTGCTGCTCGACGAACCGTCCAACGACCTCGACGTGGAAACCCTGCGTGCGCTGGAAGAAGCACTGCTGGACTTCCCCGGCGCCGCCATCGTGATTTCCCACGATCGCTGGTTCCTGGACCGTATCGCCACCCACATCCTCTCCTACGAGGACGACGGCAAGGTGACCTTCTTCGAAGGCAACTACACCGAGTTCGAAGCCGACCGCAAGAAGCGTCTGGGCGACGCGGCTTCCCAGCCGCACCGCGTGCGCTACAAGAAGCTGGCGTAAGCCGCTGCTGCATGAAAACGGGGCCTTCGGGCCCCGTTTTCGTTTCCGCGTTTTTCTTCCCGGCTCTTCAGCGGCTGCGCTTGAGATCGTCCAGCGCGCGTTGCTGCTCTTCCAGCCGGCGCTCCAGCTTGTCGATCAGCCGTGCCTGGTCCGCCAGGGTGCGCTGCTGTTCTTCGAGTTGCCGGGCCATGCGCTTGAGGTCGTCGGTACTGAAGTCCGACTTGTGAAGCGTCTCGCTGTCGAAGGTATCCGCCACCAGCAGTGTCCCGGACTGGGTGAAGTTGCCCAGCTTCATGGCCGCCTGGGCGGGAAGGCTGGCACTGGCGAGTGCTGTGCTCAGCAGGAGAACGGCGAGTCGGGTGGTCATGGCGCTCCTCATTCGGCTATTTGTTTGCATGCGATTTCTATTGATTTTGTATACAAAAATCTGGTTTTCTGCACATGCCGGCGAGCCTTGGTTTATATATTTGCACCAAAAAGATTCATAAAAGCGTCACCTTGCACTATCTGTGTGCGTTTCAGCTTGTTAGAGTCTGCCGGCAAAAAAGCATCACATAACCAGAAAAGTACCGGTGTAGACATGACGCAATCCGTTGACTCGTTCCTTGAGCGCCTCAAGCGGCGCGACCCCGATCAGCCCGAGTTCCACCAGGCGGTGGAAGAGGTGCTGCGCTCCCTCTGGCCGTTCCTCGAAGCCAATCCGCACTACCTGGAAGCCGGCATCGTCGAGCGTATCGTCGAACCCGAACGCGCGATCCTGTTCCGCGTACCGTGGGTGGATGACGCCGGTCGTGTGCGAGTCAACCGTGGTTTCCGCGTGCAGATGAGCAGCGCCATCGGCCCGTACAAGGGCGGCCTGCGTTTCCATCCCTCGGTGAATCTGGGCGTGCTCAAGTTCCTGGCCTTCGAGCAGGTGTTCAAGAACTCGCTGACCTCCCTGCCCATGGGCGGCGGCAAGGGCGGTTCGGACTTCGACCCCAAGGGCAAGAGCGACGCCGAAGTCATGCGCTTCTGCCAGTCGTTCATGAGCGAGCTGTTCCGCCATGTCGGCGCGGACCTCGACGTGCCGGCCGGTGACATCGGTGTGGGCGCCCGCGAGATCGGCTACCTGTTCGGCCAGTACAAGCGCCTGTCCAACGAATTCACCTCGGTGCTGACCGGCAAGGGCCTGGCCTACGGCGGCAGCCTGATCCGCCCGGAGGCCACCGGCTACGGCTGCGTGTACTTCGCCCAGGAAATGCTCAAGGCGCGCGACAGCGGCTTCGACGGCCAGCGCGTGGCGATTTCCGGCTCCGGCAACGTTGCCCAGTACGCGGCACAGAAAGTGATGGAACTGGGCGGCAAGGTGATCTCGCTGTCCGATTCCGAAGGCACCCTGTTCGCCGAGGCGGGCCTGACCCTGGAGCAGTGGGAGGAAGTCATGGAGCTGAAGAACGTCCGTCGTGGTCGTCTCAGCGAAATGTCCGGCCCCGGCCTGCGCTTCCTCGCCGGCCAGCGTCCGTGGGCGCTCGCCTGCGACATCGCGCTGCCCTGCGCCACCCAGAACGAACTGGATGCCAACGACGCGCGCACCCTGCTGGCCAACGGCTGTGTCTGCGTGGCCGAGGGCGCCAACATGCCGTCGACCCTGGAGGCTGTGGATATCTTCCTCGAGGCCGGCACCCTCTATGCACCGGGCAAGGCTTCCAACGCCGGCGGCGTGGCCACCAGCGGCCTGGAAATGAGCCAGAACGCCATGCGCCTGCTGTGGACCGCCGGTGAAGTGGACCAGCGCCTGCACAGCATCATGCAGAACATCCACCATGCCTGCGTCGCCTACGGCGAAGAGAATGGCCGGATCAACTACGTGAAAGGCGCCAACATCGCCGGCTTCGTCAAGGTCGCCGACGCCATGCTGGCGCAGGGCGTGGTCTGATCATTCCGGCAGCATGAAGAGCGGGCCCATCGGGCCCGTTTTTCATTCCAGTTGAGGAGCATGCCGTAGGAGCGGACTTTGTCCGCGATCGCCCGAGCGAACGAGCATCGCGGACGGAGTCCGCTCCTACGGGTTTGCGATATCGACGTTTCATTCGCCACGCAGGGCGCGCCCTAGTGCGCGGTCCTTCTCCTGTTTCCACTCGCGGTCACGATCGCTCTGGCGCTGCGACTCATAGCGCTGGCGCTCCTGGCTGACGTACTGCCCCTGACATTGCTGGAAACCGTCGCCCCAGCCCAACGCATACTGCTTGTCCGCCAGGTAGCGCGGCACGCTCTTGCGGAACTCACCGGTGATGGCACCCGCCGCCTGGCGACCACTGCTGCAACCGTCGTCGAAGCCGTCGGCGTAGGCGGGCGGATAGCCCTGGGCGATGAGCGTCTGGTGGGTGGTCTCGCAGCCGGCCAGCGGTGCGAGCAGAAGCAGAATGAGGATGGCGCGGGGCGCCATGGGAACTCCCGTGTGCCAATGGGCGGGCGCACGCGCCGGATGGAGAGGCACGTCCCGGCAGGGGACGTGTCAGCAATCTATCCGGCGAGCTGTGAGGAACGCGTCAAACCGGTGTGATGCGGATGTGCTGGCCACCTGCCGAATGGGCCTGGCAGTCGATTCGTACGGGCAGGAAAGCTTCGATTACCGCGCGGTTGCTCCGCAAGTGATCGCTCAGCAGCGGAGTGGTGAAGCTGCCGCCGCCTGCCAGGGCGATCGGCAGCAGCAACTGATCCGCCAGGTGTTCGTCGACGGCGGTACCGCTGGTGCGCCACGCATCCGCCTGCTGCAGCGCCTGGCCGGCAACCCGCTCGGCGCTGACGCCCGGCTGGCCGAAGGCGCAGAACACCAGCGTCAGGTGCTCGCACTCGATATCCAGCAGCAGGGCGTTGCCCGGCCCCTGGTCCTCGGGCAGGCGCACTACCTTGGTGTTGGCGGCGCTCCATCCACGGTGGCGGCGGACCCGTTCCAGTTCGCGTTCGGCAACGTGGCCGGGTACGCCCGTCAGCAGGGCGCGGGCCGAGCGGGAGCGCTCGGCGCCAGCGACCATCAGGTGCAACGGCTGTAGCTCGCTGGGCAGCACCCTCACCACCAGCTCGCCGCCTCCCGCCGGCATGAAGCCGTGGCGCAGCAGCTCGAAATCCACCCTCGCACCCATGCGCCGCAGCAGTGGCAGCCAGGTGCGCTCGATGAAATCGGCCGGCGGCGCCAGCGGGTTGTGGGTGCCACCGCTGATCGCCAGGCTGCTCGGTGCGTCGGCGAACAGCAGCGCCGGCAGCAGGGTCTGCAGCACCAGCACGGCGCTGCCCGCACTACCGATGGCGAAGCGGTAGTCGCCGCCGAGGATCGCACCAGGACGGAAGGTCAGGCTGCGCGAACCCAGCTCCGCGCCTTCCACCGTCGCGCCGCAGATTTCCGCCGCCGCCCGCACCGCCGTGAGGTGCTGGCGCAACAGCCCTGGCCGCGAACGCCGGCCACGGATGTTGATAATGCGCAGCGGCTGTCCGCTGATCATCGACAGGCTCAGCGCGCTGCGCAGGATCTGGCCGCCGCCTTCGGCGCCATCGAGTTCGATCCTGTCCTTGTTCATCACGTACTCCTTGCGTACGTCCATACCTGCTCGCGCAGGTACTCATCCAGCCGCGACATGTCGTTGCTCCCTTCGCGCGGCGCGCTCAGTGTTTCCGCCCGCTGCAATTCCGCTTCGATCAACCGATGCAGGGCCGGGCGTGCCGGCCCGTATTCGGCCTCCACGGCCCGCCTCTTGAGCGTCAGCAGCTCGTCCACCTCGGCCCGTTGCGCTGCATCGTGCAGGGTGGCTTCGAGCAGGCTTTCGAACACCATGGGCGGCATGCCAAGCCCCAGGTCGATCCAGCGTACGGCGAGCAACGGGCGCAGCACGTAGAGGTACTTCTTGTAGCGAACTTCCGCCCCTTGCAGGTAGCCACGGAAGTTCTTCCGCGCCATCGACAGGTAGTGCGCCCGCGCCGCAGCGGGCGAGTAGAACGCCTGCGCCAGTTGGCGCAACCCGTCAGTCGCTGCGGCCTCGCAGCGATACACCAGCGGCGAGTCCAGCCATTCCAGCAGCGTCGGGTTGGATTTGCGCAGCAGACGCAGTGTCTTGCGCAGCTCCCAGCCGCTGAGGTCCAGCTCGTCGGTCAGCGGACGCTCCAGCACGTCGCGCGGCTCGCTCACGCGCAGGTACCACTCCGGTTGATGCACATAGACGAAGCGCACGTCGTAATCGCTGTCCGGTGAGGCGAAGCCCCAGGCACGGCTGCCGGATTCGCACGCGTAGAGCACGGTGACGTCGCGCTCCTGTTCCAGTCTTTCCAGTTCTTCCAGCACCCGTTCGCGCATGGCGGCGGGGAGTGGATGTCGTTCTTCCTTGCTCATCTTCCGATTCCTTGTCTTGCAGTCGAGGCGGGCCGTATTCGGCGCGCCTCGCGCTATCCCTTCACGCACACCACCTGACGCAGGGTATGCAGCACTTCCACCAGCTCGCGCTGGGCCGCCATCACGGCGTCGATGTCCTTGTAGGCCATGGGGATCTCGTCGATCACGTCCTTGTCCTTACGGCATTCGACGTGGGCGGTGGCGCGCACCTGGTCTTCCACGGTGAACAGCTTCTTCGCCTTGGTGCGGCTCATGGTCCGGCCGGCGCCGTGGCTGCAGGAGCAGAAGGCTTCCTCGTTACCCAGGCCGCGGACGATGAAGCTCCTGGCGCCCATCGATCCCGGAATGATGCCGAGCTGGCCTTTCTGCGCGGACACCGCGCCCTTGCGGGTCACCAGCACCTCTTCGCCGAAGTGGCGTTCCTTCTGTACATAGTTGTGGTGGCAGTTCACCGCTTCCAGGCTGGCCTCGAACGGCTTGCGGATCACTTGCCGCGCGGCGGCGATCACCGCGCGCATCATCAGCTCGCGGTTCTGCCGGGCGAAGTCCTGGGCCCAGCCCACGGCTTCCACGTAGTCGTCGAAGTGCCGGCTGCCTTCCTCGAAGTACGCCAGGTCGCGGTCCGGCAGGTTGGCGATGTGCTGGCGCATGTCGGCCTGGGCCAGTTCGATGAACAGGTTGCCGATGGCGTTGCCCACCCCGCGCGATCCGCTGTGCAGCATGAACCACACGCGGTCGGCCTCGTCGAGGCAGACCTCGATGAAGTGGTTGCCGGTCCCGAGGGTTCCCAGGTGGTGGCGGTTGTTGGTCTTCTCCAGCTTCGGGTACTTGGTGGTGATCGCCTTGAAGCGACCGGCCAGCGCCTTCCACGCGTCATCGGCGTGATCCGGCACGTTTTCCCAGGCGCCCTGGTCGCGGCGGCCGAAGGTCTTGCCGTGGGGCACGGCCTTCTCGATGGCGCTGCGCAGGCCATGCAGGTTGTCCGGCAGGTCGGCGGCCATCAGCGAGGTGCGCGCGGCGATCATGCCGCAACCGATATCCACGCCAACTGCTGCCGGGATGATGGCGCCCCGGGTGGGGATCACGCTGCCGATGGTCGAACCCTTGCCCAGGTGCACGTCCGGCATCACAGCCAGGTGCTTGAAGATGAACGGCATCTTTGCGGTGTTCATCAGTTGCTGGCGGGCGTCGTCCTCGACCGGCACGCCCTGGGTCCAGAGCTTGATCGGCTTGCCGTTGGTGACTTCCAGCAGCTGGAAGGTCTTGTTGCTCATGCTTTGACTCTCTTCTGTTCGGTGGCGAGCCGGCCGGATGCGGGTTGCGCCCGGCCGTCGCGAATTCGTTTGTTCAATCGGCACGCCCGGCAGCGAATCGCGGTGGAGTAGACCTGCCCTTTGCAGTCCTCGTACCACCATTTCTGCTGTGCGGCGGTCCAGGTTTCCCGGGCTCCACAGTCCTGGCAGCTAAAGGTTTTATCCTCATACCAGCCGCGCTGGACGAAAAGCGGATCGCCATAGCTGTTGTAGGGCGCCAGCTCGGAGCGGGTGACCGGGAAGGTGCCGACAGGAGCGACCGGGGCCATGGGCTGTTCGGCGGGCCGAGCCCTCTTTGCCTTGCGCCGCTCCCGCGCCAGACGAATTTCCTGGCGGCGTTGCTTGTTGCTTTTCATGGCGCCTTCCTCTTTGCCGGACAGGCCTTGTTCAGGCCTGCTTCAGCGTTACCAGTCCATTCAATACCTGATCCAGGCCGCCGAATACCGAGATGCGGTCGATTCGTTCGGCCACCCGTTCCAGGGTTTCCAGTTCCTTCAGGCGCAGGGCGGTGGGGTTTTCTTCCATCACCTTGGCCGTGTTCAGCAGCGAGCGGGTCGCCGAGGTTTCCTCGCGGCGGCGGATCACGTTGGCCTGTGCGGCCTTTTCCGCTTCCACCACCTGGGCCAGCAGCGCCTTCATCTCGCCCGGCAGGATGATGTCGCGCACGCCCAGGCCGCTGACCTCGATGCCGGTGCCCGCCAACCGCTCGGCGAGGTGGGCGCCGACCGACTCGTCGATGAGCTGCTTGTTCTCCAGCAGCTCATCCAGCGAGCGCGTACCCACCGCCGCTCGCAGGCCGAACTGCAGCTCGCGGTACAGGTGCTCCAGCGGCTTGGACAGGCGCGAGTACGCCGTCAGCACGTCGCTGTAGCGCCAGTTGGCGGCCAGGTTCAGGCGCAGGCTCACCTTGTCGCGGGTGAGGATTTCCTGGCCGCTGACTTCCAGCGCCTGGATGCGCGTATCGATCAGCTCCACGCTCACCTGGCGGTTGTAGCGCCAGAAGCCGTACTGGCCCGCCGGCAGCAGTTCGATGACCGCGCCGTCGACCTTCAGCACGCCGACCTGGTAGGCCGGCACCTGTGCCATCAGCACCGCATCCAGGCCGGCGAGGCTGCGGCCGCGCAGGTTCGGCTGGCTCAGTTGGGCCAGCAGCGGGGCGGCCAGTCGGTAGTCCTGGCTCAGGTCGATGCGCTCCAGGCGCTGTTCGGTCTGGCCCTTCCAGTACAGCCGGCGGCTGCCCGGCGGCAGGATTTCCGCCAGCACACCGTCCTCGAAACGCAGGCCTGCCTCGTTCTCGGAGAGGTCCATACGGGTGAAGTAGCGTTCGACGAGCACCGGTTCGGACTGGCGCAGATAACCGGCCAGGCGGTGCTCGAACAACGGGGTGTTCAGGCT of the Pseudomonas sp. PSE14 genome contains:
- the ettA gene encoding energy-dependent translational throttle protein EttA, yielding MAQYVYTMHRVGKVVPPKREILKDISLSFFPGAKIGVLGLNGAGKSTLLRIMAGVDTEIEGEARPMPGINVGYLPQEPKLDPQATVREIVEEAVGQIKAAQARLDEVYAAYADPDADFDALAAEQAKLEAIIHASDGHNLERQLEVAADALRLPPWDARIEHLSGGEKRRVALCRLLLSAPDMLLLDEPTNHLDADSVAWLEHFLHDFPGTVVAITHDRYFLDNVAGWILELDRGHGIPFEGNYSGWLESKANRLAQEAKQEASHAKAMKAELEWVRQGAKGRQAKSKARLQRFEEMQSQEFQKRSETNEIYIPAGPRLGDKVIELHNVCKGYGDRVLIDDLSLSIPKGAIVGVIGGNGAGKSTLFRMLTGKEQPDSGTIEIGDTVQIASVDQSRDSLEGTKTVWEQVSDGFEQIKIGNYEVPSRSYVGRFNFKGADQQKFVKDLSGGERGRLHLALTLKQGGNVLLLDEPSNDLDVETLRALEEALLDFPGAAIVISHDRWFLDRIATHILSYEDDGKVTFFEGNYTEFEADRKKRLGDAASQPHRVRYKKLA
- the gdhA gene encoding NADP-specific glutamate dehydrogenase, with the protein product MTQSVDSFLERLKRRDPDQPEFHQAVEEVLRSLWPFLEANPHYLEAGIVERIVEPERAILFRVPWVDDAGRVRVNRGFRVQMSSAIGPYKGGLRFHPSVNLGVLKFLAFEQVFKNSLTSLPMGGGKGGSDFDPKGKSDAEVMRFCQSFMSELFRHVGADLDVPAGDIGVGAREIGYLFGQYKRLSNEFTSVLTGKGLAYGGSLIRPEATGYGCVYFAQEMLKARDSGFDGQRVAISGSGNVAQYAAQKVMELGGKVISLSDSEGTLFAEAGLTLEQWEEVMELKNVRRGRLSEMSGPGLRFLAGQRPWALACDIALPCATQNELDANDARTLLANGCVCVAEGANMPSTLEAVDIFLEAGTLYAPGKASNAGGVATSGLEMSQNAMRLLWTAGEVDQRLHSIMQNIHHACVAYGEENGRINYVKGANIAGFVKVADAMLAQGVV
- the rtcA gene encoding RNA 3'-terminal phosphate cyclase, with the protein product MNKDRIELDGAEGGGQILRSALSLSMISGQPLRIINIRGRRSRPGLLRQHLTAVRAAAEICGATVEGAELGSRSLTFRPGAILGGDYRFAIGSAGSAVLVLQTLLPALLFADAPSSLAISGGTHNPLAPPADFIERTWLPLLRRMGARVDFELLRHGFMPAGGGELVVRVLPSELQPLHLMVAGAERSRSARALLTGVPGHVAERELERVRRHRGWSAANTKVVRLPEDQGPGNALLLDIECEHLTLVFCAFGQPGVSAERVAGQALQQADAWRTSGTAVDEHLADQLLLPIALAGGGSFTTPLLSDHLRSNRAVIEAFLPVRIDCQAHSAGGQHIRITPV
- a CDS encoding nucleotidyltransferase domain-containing protein — translated: MSKEERHPLPAAMRERVLEELERLEQERDVTVLYACESGSRAWGFASPDSDYDVRFVYVHQPEWYLRVSEPRDVLERPLTDELDLSGWELRKTLRLLRKSNPTLLEWLDSPLVYRCEAAATDGLRQLAQAFYSPAAARAHYLSMARKNFRGYLQGAEVRYKKYLYVLRPLLAVRWIDLGLGMPPMVFESLLEATLHDAAQRAEVDELLTLKRRAVEAEYGPARPALHRLIEAELQRAETLSAPREGSNDMSRLDEYLREQVWTYARST
- a CDS encoding RtcB family protein, which encodes MSNKTFQLLEVTNGKPIKLWTQGVPVEDDARQQLMNTAKMPFIFKHLAVMPDVHLGKGSTIGSVIPTRGAIIPAAVGVDIGCGMIAARTSLMAADLPDNLHGLRSAIEKAVPHGKTFGRRDQGAWENVPDHADDAWKALAGRFKAITTKYPKLEKTNNRHHLGTLGTGNHFIEVCLDEADRVWFMLHSGSRGVGNAIGNLFIELAQADMRQHIANLPDRDLAYFEEGSRHFDDYVEAVGWAQDFARQNRELMMRAVIAAARQVIRKPFEASLEAVNCHHNYVQKERHFGEEVLVTRKGAVSAQKGQLGIIPGSMGARSFIVRGLGNEEAFCSCSHGAGRTMSRTKAKKLFTVEDQVRATAHVECRKDKDVIDEIPMAYKDIDAVMAAQRELVEVLHTLRQVVCVKG
- a CDS encoding zinc-ribbon domain-containing protein; its protein translation is MKSNKQRRQEIRLARERRKAKRARPAEQPMAPVAPVGTFPVTRSELAPYNSYGDPLFVQRGWYEDKTFSCQDCGARETWTAAQQKWWYEDCKGQVYSTAIRCRACRLNKRIRDGRAQPASGRLATEQKRVKA
- a CDS encoding slipin family protein is translated as MKLLKRFTVKKNERGLLYAEGDFLAILEPGIHRHLDLYNRLSVETFSLNTPLFEHRLAGYLRQSEPVLVERYFTRMDLSENEAGLRFEDGVLAEILPPGSRRLYWKGQTEQRLERIDLSQDYRLAAPLLAQLSQPNLRGRSLAGLDAVLMAQVPAYQVGVLKVDGAVIELLPAGQYGFWRYNRQVSVELIDTRIQALEVSGQEILTRDKVSLRLNLAANWRYSDVLTAYSRLSKPLEHLYRELQFGLRAAVGTRSLDELLENKQLIDESVGAHLAERLAGTGIEVSGLGVRDIILPGEMKALLAQVVEAEKAAQANVIRRREETSATRSLLNTAKVMEENPTALRLKELETLERVAERIDRISVFGGLDQVLNGLVTLKQA